One segment of Macrotis lagotis isolate mMagLag1 chromosome 1, bilby.v1.9.chrom.fasta, whole genome shotgun sequence DNA contains the following:
- the LOC141505953 gene encoding lateral signaling target protein 2 homolog isoform X2, producing MLSAAVRKWFNRPKRSDPRLLAQFFFADERVTQVVTEIICLDVQEDPQHYLVLLSQLHASQEQLLAVMEQIMEENLSGDRRPRDYVVKFPEELLGVNLGSHVLFAAECLVAGSFVEVDETTQQLLQPLARDLLLSLEQARALLREQSLGRPEPFSQSLRSALLRFDNLFADFEFNYVAVVAPMKSPEELEQQQEVAVLFCETVARALELGYLTQEMIDSYEPSLMLTIPRLAIISGLLIHPEGPLNLSPPGATAYVFSPFQSLLQKIQALLIVLSADELFVLERSLCMADAPWEAIDDPKQEISLPQAAPYLPFKQAPTFSCLDQGLKASNESLETWEPGKSGTSFPWIDSGDATCPPLLERPVLTEVESSGIVQHSKEPRSQELRRYSAHQYVGQYYPVTARSFQAEMGKALRASYPSPQNMLHSLFVCISGVADQLQTNFASELRTILHMVFMVVVSKPGPEPPAWVPDQACFHCTACQSPFSLIRRRHHCRSCGKIFCSRCSSKSVPLPWFGYMKPVRVCGHCYDAHVIPDCS from the exons ATGCTGTCGGCCGCCGTAAGGAAGTGGTTCAATCGGCCCAAG AGGTCAGATCCTCGATTGCTGGCTCAATTTTTCTTTGCTGATGAACGGGTGACACAAGTGGTGACTGAAATCATCTGCCTTGATGTACAAGAAGACCCTCAGCACTACCTGGTGCTGTTGAGTCAGCTTCATGCTAGCCAG GAGCAACTATTGGCAGTGATGGAGCAGATAATGGAGGAGAACCTGTCTGGTGATCGAAGGCCTCGGGACTATGTTGTCAAATTCCCAGAGGAGCTGCTGGGAGTGAACCTAGGTTCTCATGTGCTCTTTGCTGCTGAG TGTCTGGTGGCTGGCTCCTTTGTGGAAGTGGATGAGACTACCCAGCAGCTGCTCCAGCCTCTAGCCCGGGACCTGCTGCTGAGCCTGGAGCAGGCTCGGGCTCTTCTTCGAGAGCAGAGTCTAGGTCGTCCTGAGCCCTTTTCTCAGTCTCTGCGTTCTGCCCTGCTTCGTTTTGACAACCTCTTTGCTGACTTTGAGTTCAA CTATGTGGCAGTGGTAGCCCCCATGAAGTCCCCAGAGGAGCTTGAGCAACAGCAGGAAGTGGCCGTACTTTTCTGTGAGACCGTAGCCAG GGCCCTGGAACTTGGCTACCTAACCCAGGAGATGATTGACAGCTATGAACCTAGTCTCATGTTGACCATACCTCGCCTAGCCATCATCAG TGGCCTTCTCATCCATCCTGAGGGCCCGCTGAACCTGAGCCCACCTGGTGCTACAGCTTATGTCTTCAGTCCCTTTCAAAGCCTTTTGCAGAAGATCCA AGCCCTATTAATTGTTTTATCAGCTGATGAACTCTTCGTACTTGAACGGAGCCTGTGTATGGCAGATGCCCCCTGGGAGGCCATAGATGATCCCAAACAAGAGATCTCTCTCCCTCAAGCTGCCCCATATCTGCCCTTCAAGCAGGCCCCAACCTTTAGCTGTCTAGATCAGGGTTTAAAAGCATCAAATGAGAGTCTGGAAACCTGGGAACCTGGGAAGTCAGGTACCTCCTTCCCATGGATTGACTCTGGAGATGCTACCTGCCCCCCATTGTTGGAAAGGCCAGTACTCACTGAAGTTGAATCCTCTGGCATTGTCCAGCATTCAAAAGAACCAAGGAGTCAAGAGCTCAGAAGATATAGTGCCCACCAATATGTTGGACAGTACTATCCAGTGACTGCCAG GTCCTTTCAGGCAGAGATGGGCAAGGCACTTCGGGCCAGCTACCCCAGCCCTCAAAACATGCTCCACTCACTTTTTGTCTGCATCTCAG GTGTAGCTGATCAGTTGCAGACCAATTTTGCCAGTGAACTTCGAACCATCCTGCATATGGTGTTCATGGTGGTGGTATCCAAGCCTGGGCCAG AGCCTCCTGCCTGGGTCCCAGATCAGGCCTGTTTTCATTGCACTGCCTGCCAGAGTCCTTTTAGCCTCATTCGCCGAAGGCATCACTGCCGGAGTTGTGGAAAG ATCTTCTGTTCACGATGTTCATCCAAATCTGTGCCTCTGCCTTGGTTTGGCTACATGAAGCCTGTGCGAGTGTGTGGCCACTGTTATGATGCCCATGTCATCCCAGACTGCTCCTGA
- the LOC141505953 gene encoding lateral signaling target protein 2 homolog isoform X1 yields the protein MLSAAVRKWFNRPKRSDPRLLAQFFFADERVTQVVTEIICLDVQEDPQHYLVLLSQLHASQEQLLAVMEQIMEENLSGDRRPRDYVVKFPEELLGVNLGSHVLFAAECLVAGSFVEVDETTQQLLQPLARDLLLSLEQARALLREQSLGRPEPFSQSLRSALLRFDNLFADFEFNYVAVVAPMKSPEELEQQQEVAVLFCETVARALELGYLTQEMIDSYEPSLMLTIPRLAIISGLLIHPEGPLNLSPPGATAYVFSPFQSLLQKIQALLIVLSADELFVLERSLCMADAPWEAIDDPKQEISLPQAAPYLPFKQAPTFSCLDQGLKASNESLETWEPGKSGTSFPWIDSGDATCPPLLERPVLTEVESSGIVQHSKEPRSQELRRYSAHQYVGQYYPVTARSFQAEMGKALRASYPSPQNMLHSLFVCISGVADQLQTNFASELRTILHMVFMVVVSKPGPEKEAQEGGSRLAAPLPDCTLCVEYGREEPPAWVPDQACFHCTACQSPFSLIRRRHHCRSCGKIFCSRCSSKSVPLPWFGYMKPVRVCGHCYDAHVIPDCS from the exons ATGCTGTCGGCCGCCGTAAGGAAGTGGTTCAATCGGCCCAAG AGGTCAGATCCTCGATTGCTGGCTCAATTTTTCTTTGCTGATGAACGGGTGACACAAGTGGTGACTGAAATCATCTGCCTTGATGTACAAGAAGACCCTCAGCACTACCTGGTGCTGTTGAGTCAGCTTCATGCTAGCCAG GAGCAACTATTGGCAGTGATGGAGCAGATAATGGAGGAGAACCTGTCTGGTGATCGAAGGCCTCGGGACTATGTTGTCAAATTCCCAGAGGAGCTGCTGGGAGTGAACCTAGGTTCTCATGTGCTCTTTGCTGCTGAG TGTCTGGTGGCTGGCTCCTTTGTGGAAGTGGATGAGACTACCCAGCAGCTGCTCCAGCCTCTAGCCCGGGACCTGCTGCTGAGCCTGGAGCAGGCTCGGGCTCTTCTTCGAGAGCAGAGTCTAGGTCGTCCTGAGCCCTTTTCTCAGTCTCTGCGTTCTGCCCTGCTTCGTTTTGACAACCTCTTTGCTGACTTTGAGTTCAA CTATGTGGCAGTGGTAGCCCCCATGAAGTCCCCAGAGGAGCTTGAGCAACAGCAGGAAGTGGCCGTACTTTTCTGTGAGACCGTAGCCAG GGCCCTGGAACTTGGCTACCTAACCCAGGAGATGATTGACAGCTATGAACCTAGTCTCATGTTGACCATACCTCGCCTAGCCATCATCAG TGGCCTTCTCATCCATCCTGAGGGCCCGCTGAACCTGAGCCCACCTGGTGCTACAGCTTATGTCTTCAGTCCCTTTCAAAGCCTTTTGCAGAAGATCCA AGCCCTATTAATTGTTTTATCAGCTGATGAACTCTTCGTACTTGAACGGAGCCTGTGTATGGCAGATGCCCCCTGGGAGGCCATAGATGATCCCAAACAAGAGATCTCTCTCCCTCAAGCTGCCCCATATCTGCCCTTCAAGCAGGCCCCAACCTTTAGCTGTCTAGATCAGGGTTTAAAAGCATCAAATGAGAGTCTGGAAACCTGGGAACCTGGGAAGTCAGGTACCTCCTTCCCATGGATTGACTCTGGAGATGCTACCTGCCCCCCATTGTTGGAAAGGCCAGTACTCACTGAAGTTGAATCCTCTGGCATTGTCCAGCATTCAAAAGAACCAAGGAGTCAAGAGCTCAGAAGATATAGTGCCCACCAATATGTTGGACAGTACTATCCAGTGACTGCCAG GTCCTTTCAGGCAGAGATGGGCAAGGCACTTCGGGCCAGCTACCCCAGCCCTCAAAACATGCTCCACTCACTTTTTGTCTGCATCTCAG GTGTAGCTGATCAGTTGCAGACCAATTTTGCCAGTGAACTTCGAACCATCCTGCATATGGTGTTCATGGTGGTGGTATCCAAGCCTGGGCCAG agaaagaagcacAGGAAGGAGGCAGCAGGTTGGCTGCTCCTCTGCCAGATTGTACCCTGTGTGTTGAATATGGCCGAGAAG AGCCTCCTGCCTGGGTCCCAGATCAGGCCTGTTTTCATTGCACTGCCTGCCAGAGTCCTTTTAGCCTCATTCGCCGAAGGCATCACTGCCGGAGTTGTGGAAAG ATCTTCTGTTCACGATGTTCATCCAAATCTGTGCCTCTGCCTTGGTTTGGCTACATGAAGCCTGTGCGAGTGTGTGGCCACTGTTATGATGCCCATGTCATCCCAGACTGCTCCTGA